Proteins encoded by one window of Tunturibacter psychrotolerans:
- the malQ gene encoding 4-alpha-glucanotransferase translates to MSGDVKNQERLSGVLLHVTSLPSYGGIGDFGPAAHAFVDFLAAAKQRMWQVLPLSPTGYGSSPYSALSAFAGNPLLISLELLVNDGWIAGERIAGLPGHDGPADFEAAFRLKLPLIEEAAGNFLDHAPDDKRAKFQKFCEHNSSWLQDYAMFNVLRRLHNYASWHEWPEEYARREGDALSKLLNDHGRELAIEQVIQFLFNDQWCTLRGYCAARKIRIMGDVAIFVNYDSADVWTHPEMFELDEDLKPVRVSGVPPDYFSATGQRWGNPLYKWGLLKERGFDWWVARIRRSLTLYDVIRLDHFRGFEAFWSIPAEEETAINGQWIKAPGHELFQRLKEVFGELPFVAEDLGLITPEVDELREHFGMPGMRILQFGFSDRGAHLYLPHRYVPNTVVYTGTHDNNTTLGWWRDNVSDVERTNAQTYLQKIDHDDDVVWAMIRAAARSVANLCVFPLQDVLHLGSEARMNTPSAGAGNWSWRYGTDAIHPDFASQLAELMVMTDRDGWEKPTEGGEAGKPVEEASKRAELGANV, encoded by the coding sequence ATGAGTGGGGACGTAAAAAATCAGGAGCGGCTGTCGGGAGTTTTGCTGCATGTGACGTCGCTGCCGTCGTATGGTGGGATCGGGGACTTTGGACCGGCGGCTCACGCGTTTGTGGACTTTCTGGCGGCGGCGAAGCAGAGGATGTGGCAGGTGCTGCCGCTGAGTCCTACCGGGTATGGGAGTTCGCCCTATTCGGCGCTCTCTGCGTTTGCGGGGAATCCGTTGCTGATCAGTCTGGAACTGCTGGTAAACGATGGGTGGATCGCGGGGGAGAGGATCGCGGGCCTGCCTGGGCATGATGGCCCTGCCGACTTCGAGGCGGCGTTCCGGTTGAAGCTGCCTCTGATTGAAGAGGCTGCGGGGAATTTTCTGGACCATGCGCCGGATGACAAGCGCGCGAAGTTTCAAAAATTCTGTGAACATAACAGCTCGTGGCTGCAAGACTATGCGATGTTCAACGTGCTTCGTCGCCTGCATAACTATGCGAGCTGGCATGAGTGGCCGGAGGAGTACGCGCGGCGTGAGGGCGACGCGTTGAGCAAGCTGCTGAACGATCATGGACGCGAGCTTGCGATCGAACAGGTGATTCAGTTTTTGTTCAATGATCAGTGGTGTACGTTGCGGGGGTATTGCGCGGCGCGGAAGATTCGCATCATGGGCGATGTTGCGATCTTCGTGAACTATGACAGCGCGGACGTGTGGACGCACCCCGAGATGTTCGAGCTCGATGAGGACCTTAAGCCAGTTCGGGTTTCGGGTGTGCCTCCGGACTATTTTTCCGCGACTGGACAGCGGTGGGGCAACCCGCTTTACAAGTGGGGGCTGTTGAAAGAGCGCGGATTTGATTGGTGGGTGGCGCGGATTCGGAGATCGCTGACGTTATATGACGTGATCCGTCTGGACCACTTTCGCGGATTTGAGGCTTTCTGGTCGATTCCCGCTGAGGAGGAGACGGCGATCAACGGGCAGTGGATAAAAGCTCCGGGCCATGAGCTGTTTCAGCGGTTGAAGGAGGTCTTTGGGGAGCTGCCATTTGTGGCGGAGGACTTGGGGCTGATTACGCCTGAGGTCGATGAGCTGCGGGAGCACTTTGGAATGCCGGGTATGCGGATCCTGCAGTTTGGCTTCTCCGATCGCGGAGCGCACCTTTACCTTCCGCATCGGTATGTTCCGAATACAGTGGTGTACACGGGAACGCACGACAATAACACGACGCTGGGATGGTGGAGGGACAATGTGAGCGACGTGGAGCGCACGAATGCGCAGACTTATCTACAGAAAATTGACCACGACGATGATGTTGTCTGGGCGATGATTCGCGCGGCGGCCCGGTCGGTTGCGAATCTATGCGTGTTTCCCCTGCAGGATGTGCTGCATCTGGGGAGCGAGGCGAGGATGAACACGCCCTCGGCTGGTGCGGGAAACTGGAGCTGGCGGTATGGCACGGATGCGATCCATCCGGACTTCGCGAGCCAGCTTGCCGAGTTGATGGTGATGACCGATCGCGATGGTTGGGAGAAGCCGACCGAGGGTGGCGAGGCCGGCAAGCCTGTGGAAGAAGCGTCGAAACGGGCAGAGCTTGGCGCGAACGTTTAG
- a CDS encoding FUSC family protein, with the protein MAWIERIDPGTHRRIKGLRLVTACGIASLLGTVPSILQGLQGGKSLAFLAGGFALWASVSEARIVRCESSRDLALLCGAGVLGAMLMIGLTPLVIGTGRPGAELILASGAFLVGYLKRYGVLGAGIGSQIYLGQLFAFGLGLTAADVRMVGVAGLIGAVGAIVPRLLSGPAEHPAVLLTTMPGDSQKNELPALFMGLQAAAAAVLIVALNDAIGLTESAWAITASTYVIASSAAGTIERVRRRIVGTMIGVPLGLLCLPVADRAPLVVWVAAGVAMIVYAMALPERYDVACAAFAFALIVTMAAAGDHSFRLLASRGWETVIGGVVGAVAAMLIVPRWTLRHGR; encoded by the coding sequence GTGGCATGGATCGAACGAATCGATCCGGGGACGCACCGTCGTATCAAGGGACTTCGTCTGGTCACGGCTTGTGGGATTGCGTCGTTATTGGGCACGGTGCCGTCGATCTTGCAGGGGCTGCAAGGCGGCAAGTCACTGGCCTTTCTTGCCGGTGGATTTGCTCTGTGGGCGAGTGTGTCTGAGGCCCGGATCGTTCGGTGTGAGTCGAGCCGCGATCTTGCTCTGTTGTGCGGAGCCGGAGTGCTGGGCGCAATGTTGATGATTGGTCTGACTCCACTGGTGATAGGGACGGGTCGACCGGGTGCGGAGCTTATTCTTGCGTCCGGTGCCTTCTTGGTCGGATATCTGAAGCGGTACGGAGTTCTTGGCGCCGGGATAGGATCTCAAATTTATCTTGGCCAACTCTTCGCCTTTGGATTGGGGCTAACGGCTGCAGACGTGAGGATGGTTGGGGTTGCAGGATTGATTGGTGCTGTCGGGGCAATCGTTCCTCGACTCCTGAGTGGCCCAGCTGAACATCCAGCCGTTTTGCTGACGACTATGCCGGGAGATTCACAGAAGAATGAGCTGCCGGCATTGTTTATGGGTTTGCAGGCTGCGGCGGCTGCGGTGCTGATCGTCGCATTGAATGATGCCATAGGACTGACAGAGTCCGCATGGGCGATTACAGCATCCACTTACGTTATCGCGAGCTCCGCGGCTGGCACGATCGAACGGGTTCGACGACGGATTGTGGGGACGATGATAGGGGTGCCGCTTGGGCTTCTGTGTCTTCCGGTAGCCGACCGTGCGCCGCTGGTGGTCTGGGTGGCGGCGGGAGTTGCCATGATTGTCTACGCGATGGCGCTACCAGAGCGGTATGACGTAGCATGTGCCGCCTTTGCTTTTGCGCTGATCGTCACTATGGCGGCGGCCGGAGATCACTCGTTCAGGCTGCTTGCATCGAGGGGCTGGGAGACAGTGATTGGAGGTGTAGTCGGTGCGGTAGCCGCGATGCTGATCGTGCCGCGTTGGACTCTTCGACATGGCCGATAG